In one Plutella xylostella chromosome 20, ilPluXylo3.1, whole genome shotgun sequence genomic region, the following are encoded:
- the LOC105387403 gene encoding serine protease inhibitor dipetalogastin — protein sequence MRLAKEVLCAGLLFVVAIQWVDSARDATCPRICGPALQGEPVCATDGYIYPSLCDMRKKTCGKGVRLAQDQGSCSRAQGSKCDHRCTSEKDPVCGTDGRTYLNRCMLQVEICRVGIGLSHLGACNNISAHRENCPVDCSQAPLDGPICGSDGNVYKNTCQMKLLTCGQGVVRTSKKHCQTTRHCRESCWRVARPTCGSDGKLYANACRMKATNCGKHVFEVPMAFCVSQERTSGGEACATDCSGQKEKLVCGSDENIYRNECEMKMLNCGVSNRKIVKKVDMEKCRSKMNKCLKVKCPVESDPVCGTDANVYTNPCHLKVATCLKGVQLAHFGNCTLLPKLEIDCNEDCDNTVEQPVCGSDGNVYKSECELRRLTCGQHVVAVSASHCRTTALCHETCPDTPAFVCGSDNRFYKNECIMKKENCGKHVFVVPLKRCLARFQYSGCARVCPPEYDPVCGTDDKTYSNKCFLEMENCRSRSLVQMKHLGTCAEPIAEEPKNYLYR from the exons CCATCCAATGGGTGGACAGCGCCCGCGACGCCACGTGCCCCCGCATCTGTGGACCGGCCCTGCAGGGCGAGCCAGTGTGTGCCACCGACGGGTACATCTACCCCTCTCTGTGTGACATGAGGAAGAAGACTTGCGGGAAAG GTGTGAGGCTAGCCCAAGACCAGGGTTCCTGCTCGCGCGCACAGGGCTCCAAGTGCGACCACCGCTGCACCTCAGAGAAGGACCCCGTGTGCGGCACCGACGGACGCACATACCTCAACCGCTGCATGCTGCAGGTCGAGATATGCAG GGTAGGCATCGGTCTCTCCCATCTGGGTGCCTGCAACAACATCAGCGCGCACCGCGAGAACTGCCCTGTAGACTGCTCGCAGGCGCCGCTCGACGGCCCCATCTGCGGGTCTGACGGGAACGTATACAAGAACACCTGCCAGATGAAGCTGCTGACTTGCGG GCAAGGCGTGGTCCGCACCAGCAAGAAGCACTGCCAGACGACGCGCCACTGCCGCGAGTCGTGCTGGCGCGTGGCTCGGCCCACCTGCGGCTCCGACGGCAAACTGTACGCCAACGCGTGTCGGATGAAGGCTACTAACTGCGG CAAACACGTGTTCGAAGTGCCAATGGCATTCTGCGTGTCTCAAGAGCGCACGTCGGGCGGCGAGGCGTGCGCCACGGACTGCTCCGGACAGAAGGAGAAGCTGGTCTGCGGGTCGGACGAGAACATCTACAGGAACGAGTGCGAGATGAAGATGCTTAATTGCGG tGTAAGCAACAGGAAGATCGTCAAGAAGGTGGATATGGAGAAGTGCAGGTCCAAGATGAACAAGTGCTTGAAGGTGAAGTGTCCCGTCGAGTCGGACCCCGTGTGCGGCACTGACGCCAACGTCTACACCAACCCTTGCCACCTGAAGGTCGCCACTTGCCT GAAGGGCGTCCAGCTAGCTCACTTCGGCAACTGCACTTTGCTCCCCAAACTGGAAATCGACTGCAACGAAGACTGCGACAACACCGTGGAGCAGCCCGTGTGCGGATCTGATGGCAATGTatacaa GTCCGAATGCGAGCTGCGTCGCCTCACCTGCGGGCAGCACGTGGTGGCGGTGTCGGCGTCTCACTGCCGCACCACGGCGCTGTGCCACGAGACCTGCCCCGACACGCCCGCCTTCGTCTGCGGGTCTGACAATAGGTTCTACAAGAACGAGTGTATCATGAAGAAGGAGAATTGTGG aaaacaCGTTTTCGTCGTGCCACTGAAGCGCTGCCTGGCTCGCTTCCAGTACTCAGGCTGCGCTCGGGTATGCCCTCCCGAGTACGACCCCGTGTGTGGCACCGACGACAAGACTTACTCCAACAAGTGCTTCCTCGAGATGGAGAACTGCAGGTCTAG aaGTCTCGTCCAGATGAAGCACCTTGGCACTTGCGCGGAACCGATTGCAGAGGAGCCCAAAAACTATCTCTACCGATAG
- the LOC105387383 gene encoding uncharacterized protein LOC105387383 — MPIDYTGTEMIYLIVVRYMCWVMKIFTLIIILSTKCECLDTNIRNANTTTLIVLKCNKDLAVSRFCKNVLRVSGCEYDAWSACGLFTVDARLPLRVIGVVATYTVVLLQFALL, encoded by the exons ATGCCAATA GACTATACCGGAACAGAAATGATTTACTTAATAGTCGTTCGTTATATGTGTTGGGTCATGAAGATCTTCACTCTAATCATAATACTGAGCACTAAATGTGAATGTTTGGACACGAACATCAGGAATGCCAACACAACAACATTGATAGTGTTAAAGTGTAACAAAGATT TGGCAGTGTCGAGATTCTGTAAGAACGTGTTGCGTGTGAGTGGATGCGAATACGACGCTTGGAGTGCATGTGGTCTGTTCACGGTGGACGCCAGGCTGCCGCTGCGAGTGATCGGCGTCGTCGCCACCTACACCGTCGTGCTGCTGCAGTTTGCactgttataa
- the LOC125490121 gene encoding ommochrome-binding protein-like has protein sequence MKEAIILLFSIFKTVSLGDKKCTGVTFGNRYAELSVLKEGINRIRDLVYNQNDHTIYFTYNLISRPPSSSAGYVTVGNREAGVIDGIKNARTIAVDQTNNVVYIGGSDGIYTLNDKKVPVKLPGVNDNIVCLFFKDILYYTNHRRQTFKYENDGVLLPELHESVVDSFVIDNDDNILFTHNRTLFRVKVGTRAINIHEHYDVDFLTTDTNGNAFVGSNDGVYVYNKYKFNLQKVSDLRTLTDMTFNKINEPIYAVADKIIQLNFKPIACTEN, from the coding sequence ATGAAAGAAGCAATCATTTTACTCTTCTCTATATTCAAAACAGTTTCTTTGGGAGATAAAAAGTGCACAGGAGTGACTTTCGGAAACAGATACGCAGAGCTTTCAGTTTTGAAAGAAGGTATAAACAGGATACGTGATTTGGTCTACAATCAGAACGAtcatactatttattttacatacaaTCTAATTAGTAGACCTCCAAGTAGTTCAGCTGGCTACGTCACTGTTGGAAATCGGGAAGCCGGTGTCATTGATGGAATCAAAAATGCAAGAACCATAGCTGTTGACCAAACTAATAACGTAGTCTACATTGGCGGATCAGATGGTATTTACAcattaaatgataaaaaagtGCCCGTGAAACTTCCTGGTGTTAATGACAATATTGTGTGTCTATTCTTCAAAGATATATTATACTACACTAACCATAGAAGACAAACATTCAAATACGAAAATGATGGTGTGCTTCTGCCAGAATTGCATGAAAGTGTGGTGGATTCATTTGTTattgataatgatgataacATTCTGTTTACTCACAACAGAACTTTGTTCAGGGTAAAGGTTGGAACAAGAGCCATCAATATACATGAACATTATGATGTTGACTTTTTAACTACAGATACAAATGGAAATGCATTTGTTGGTTCAAATGATGGTGTTtatgtgtacaataaatataaatttaatttgcaAAAAGTATCCGATTTAAGAACACTAACGGATATgacttttaataaaataaatgaacctATCTATGCTGTTGCCGACAAAATcattcaattaaattttaagCCGATTGCATGCACTgaaaattaa
- the LOC105387382 gene encoding facilitated trehalose transporter Tret1: MAKYNFLCAEGSKLNQIICAVLINLPMLAYGSAIGWMSPMTLLLQSDQSPRGTPLTDQEISWMASAAYFTSIPANFLFAYLADRFGRKISMLICSSQFVCCWLVMLSSMETWALVLARALVGTGMAGCYVITPLYVKEISENCIRGALASLMILNQTLGTLLLYVLGDVLSYRTCLLACLAVPAAHLLLFVMMPESPAFLVRNGDIKEGTKVMAWLRCRSESDPSVQLEINTIRKELEQESGSKKFALRGILADKILFRAFRIAMVLTLAREICGAVPVLNYAGDIFRMTSEGGSGLQITPNQQAMVLGVFQVAGSAVASSFVEKTGRKVLLISTSTVFGVSMLGLSSWFLLRTLGIDAPSWLPIGSLWLCIFCNGCGLQPVSIVIVSELFSFQYRSTVSAITSSTGCFADFIQMLLFKPLASLVGIHTLFYGFAGICFAHSLYVTFVVPETKLRNLEEIYHRLKTRAEIEEDEKVLKIKELGAVV; the protein is encoded by the exons ATGGCtaaatacaattttttgtgTGCCGAAGGCAGTAAGCTTAACCAAATCATTTGTGCCgtcttaa TAAACTTGCCAATGTTGGCATACGGGTCAGCTATTGGTTGGATGTCTCCAATGACTCTACTCCTCCAATCAGACCAGTCGCCCAGGGGCACTCCACTCACTGACCAGGAGATCTCGTGGATGGCGTCAGCTGCTTACTTCACTTCCATTCCCGCCAACTTCTTGTTTGCTTACTTGGCTGACAGGTTCGGAAGGAAGATCTCTATGCTGATTTGCTCATCACAATTTGTG TGCTGCTGGTTGGTCATGCTCTCTTCCATGGAGACCTGGGCGCTGGTGCTGGCTCGAGCCCTGGTGGGCACCGGCATGGCGGGCTGCTACGTCATCACGCCGCTCTACGTCAAGGAGATCAGCGAGAACTGCATCCGAGGGGCTTTGGCTAGCTTG ATGATCCTGAACCAAACCCTGGGGACGCTGTTGCTATATGTGCTGGGGGACGTGCTGAGCTACCGAACGTGTCTGCTGGCGTGCCTCGCTGTGCCTGCCGCCCATCTGCTGTTGTTCGTGATGATGCCCGAATCTCCCGCCTTTCTTGTCAGAAACGGTGATATTAAA GAAGGAACCAAAGTAATGGCATGGCTGCGCTGTCGAAGCGAGAGCGACCCTTCAGTTCAGCTTGAGATCAACACCATAAGGAAAGAACTGGAACAGGAAAGCGGTAGCAAGAAATTTGCCCTGCGAGGAATTT TGGCTGACAAAATTCTGTTCAGAGCTTTCCGTATTGCAATGGTACTGACATTGGCAAGAGAGATATGCGGTGCAGTGCCAGTGCTGAACTATGCTGGCGACATCTTCAGGATGACTTCAGAAGGTGGATCTGGCCTGCAGATAACCCCCAACCAACAAGCCATGGTGCTAGGAGTGTTCCAAGTAGCTGGATCTGCTGTGGCATCAAGCTTTGTGGAGAAGACAGGAAGAAAG GTGTTGCTCATCTCTACCAGCACCGTGTTTGGAGTGAGCATGCTCGGTCTCTCTTCTTGGTTCCTGCTGAGAACTCTTGGAATCGACGCTCCCAGCTGGCTCCCTATTGGCTCGCTGTGGCTCTGCATCTTCTGCAACGGCTGTGGCTTACAACCAGTGTCGATTGTCATCGTCAGCGAGCTGTTTTCTTTCCAA TACCGAAGCACTGTCTCCGCTATAACGTCCTCTACTGGATGCTTCGCTGACTTCATCCAAATGCTTCTGTTCAAACCTCTGGCGTCGCTAGTCGGAATCCATACACTGTTCTACGGTTTTGCCGGAATCTGCTTCGCCCACTCTTTGTACGTCACCTTTGTGGTACCTGAGACTAAGCTGAGGAACTTGGAGGAAATCTACCATAGACTGAAGACCAGAGCGGAAATCGAGGAAGATgaaaaagtacttaaaattaaggAGCTTGGTGCTgttgtgtaa
- the LOC105387402 gene encoding ecdysone oxidase, translating into MLGGTSSLNHLVWARGKRTDFNNWNEPLWYWETCLQYFEKAETMLDPEIVNSPDIRYHGQDGPITLTGHDNKTYFAEEKTLLDSFAELGYDIVTDTNAPDALGFGKMQYTVYENKRTSTALTYLNQAKDRDNLFVLKNTVVTKIIIDDNNTATGVEVVTSSGSKISLYADLEVISSAGTYNSPKLLMLSGIGPKEELRLHNITLRADLPVGQNMLDHAYVPLVVTGKRNIFTAVQTLAAVLEIGTFPVPAVQGFFRVTDSSSLQPEIQNFANYFGAASPLLYILCRLTFNFKVSICGTILKKSIFSEVIFSLINLEHPKSRGVVKLRSSDPNDAPLIYTRFFSEPEDLDVLVAGVKQSIALTQAKYFKDAKSEVVRYPLPECDDLVYGTDAYWRCFVLITCSSNFHTIGTCKMGVDGVVDPRLRVYGIRNLRVIDASVMPKQVSGETNAATIMVAERAADLVKEDHGFFGWD; encoded by the exons ATGCTGGGCGGCACCTCCAGTCTGAACCACTTGGTTTGGGCCAG GGGCAAAAGAACAGATTTTAATAATTGGAACGAGCCTCTATGGTACTGGGAAACCTGTCTACAGTACTTTGAAAAAGCTGAAACTATGCTAGATCCTGAAATCGTAAATAGCCCTGACATACGGTACCACGGCCAAGATGGGCCTATCACGCTTACTGGCCATGATAACAAAACATACTTTGCAGAAGAAAAAACGCTGTTGGATTCCTTTGCTGAATTAGGATATGACATAGTAACTGATACAAATGCGCCTGACGCCCTAGGTTTTGGTAAAATGCAGTACACAGTGTATGAAAACAAAAGAACAAGCACGGCATTAACATACTTGAACCAAGCAAAAGATAgagataatttatttgtgcTCAAGAATACGGTtgtcacaaaaataataatagatgaCAACAATACAGCTACAGGAGTTGAAGTGGTTACTAGTTCCGGGTCCAAAATAAGTCTTTATGCTGATTTAGAAGTGATATCATCAGCTGGAACATACAATTCCCCCAAATTGCTTATGTTGTCGGGAATTGGTCCTAAAGAAGAATTACGTTTACACAACATAACATTAAGGGCAGATCTTCCAGTAGGGCAGAATATGCTCGACCATGCCTATGTACCTCTGGTTGTTACAGggaaaagaaatatatttacagCTGTGCAAACTTTGGCAGCCGTTTTAGAAATAGGGACATTTCCCGTACCAGCTGTTCAAGGATTCTTCAGAGTAACTGATTCAAGTAGTTTACAACcagaaattcaaaattttgCCAACTATTTTGGTGCTGCATCCCCACTTCTGTATATTCTTTGTAGATTAACTTTCAACTTTAAGGTGTCAATATGCGGAACTATATTGAAAAAGTCTATATTCAGCGAAGTCATATTTTCTCTTATAAATCTTGAACATCCAAAATCTCGAGGTGTCGTGAAGTTAAGAAGCTCTGATCCAAATGATGCGCCATTGATATATACAAGGTTCTTTAGTGAACCCGAGGACCTGGATGTCCTAGTAGCCGGCGTAAAACAATCCATCGCTCTCACTcaagcaaaatattttaaagatgCTAAATCGGAAGTAGTGCGATATCCTTTACCAGAATGTGATGATTTAGTTTATGGAACTGATGCTTATTGGAGATGTTTTGTTCTAATTACGTGTAGCAGTAATTTCCACACTATAGGCACTTGCAAGATGGGTGTTGATGGTGTTGTTGATCCCAGACTAAGAGTATACGGTATTCGAAACCTGAGAGTTATAGATGCTAGTGTGATGCCGAAGCAAGTCAGTGGTGAGACTAATGCTGCTACTATTATGGTGGCTGAAAGAGCAGCTGACTTAGTAAAAGAAGATCACGGATTTTTTGGATGGGATTAG